Proteins from a genomic interval of Dehalococcoidia bacterium:
- the hisS gene encoding histidine--tRNA ligase, with product MYKAPRGTIDILPAEQAYYKYVESQAAEMCRRYGYGRIETPVFEDAGLFVRTIGQGTDIVEKETYTFKDRSDQEMTLRPEGTAPVCRAYIEHGMHSLPQPVKLYYFASIFRYERPQKGRYRQHHQFGVEAIGESDSALDSEVVEMSWNFYAVLGLNDLVLYINSIGCRECRPGYIKKLKRYYSSHIDEVCPQCKIRYERNPLRLLDCKEPACQGLADAAPKSEASLCPECKQHFKEVLRNLKIVKVPYKKNHRLVRGLDYYTRTVFEIQPAAGGGAQSALGGGGRYDNLIEELGGKPAPAIGFAAGIDRIVMCLKEQGVEPPPSEDQGIYVAYAGEKAKAEAIRLTAEMRTAGIPVHIGYGGKSLKSQMRQANNLGVSFAFIFGDDEVEKGTVMYKDMEGGEQWEVEICEVISLLTQG from the coding sequence ATGTATAAGGCGCCGCGTGGAACCATCGATATACTGCCCGCAGAACAGGCGTATTACAAATATGTAGAGTCTCAGGCCGCGGAGATGTGCCGCCGCTACGGCTACGGGCGCATCGAGACGCCCGTGTTCGAGGATGCCGGTCTCTTCGTGCGGACGATAGGCCAGGGGACGGACATCGTCGAGAAGGAGACCTATACCTTTAAAGACCGCAGCGATCAGGAGATGACGCTTCGTCCCGAGGGCACCGCTCCGGTTTGCCGTGCCTACATCGAGCACGGCATGCATTCCCTGCCGCAGCCGGTCAAGCTCTACTACTTCGCGTCGATATTCCGCTACGAGAGGCCGCAGAAGGGGCGCTACCGCCAGCATCACCAGTTCGGCGTGGAGGCCATCGGCGAGAGCGATTCCGCGCTCGATTCCGAGGTTGTCGAGATGTCCTGGAACTTCTACGCCGTGCTCGGATTGAACGATCTCGTTCTATATATCAACAGCATCGGTTGCAGGGAGTGCCGCCCGGGTTATATCAAGAAGCTCAAGAGATATTACTCGTCTCATATCGACGAGGTCTGCCCGCAGTGCAAGATTCGATACGAGCGCAACCCGCTGCGCCTGCTGGACTGCAAGGAGCCGGCCTGCCAGGGCCTGGCGGACGCGGCGCCAAAGAGCGAAGCTTCCCTTTGCCCCGAATGTAAACAGCATTTCAAAGAGGTCCTGAGGAATCTCAAGATCGTAAAGGTTCCATATAAGAAGAACCATCGACTGGTGCGCGGCCTCGATTATTACACCCGCACCGTTTTCGAGATACAGCCCGCGGCGGGCGGCGGCGCGCAGAGCGCGCTGGGCGGTGGGGGGCGCTACGACAACCTCATCGAAGAATTAGGGGGCAAGCCCGCGCCCGCGATCGGGTTCGCCGCCGGCATCGACCGCATCGTAATGTGTCTCAAGGAGCAGGGCGTGGAGCCGCCGCCGAGCGAGGACCAGGGGATATATGTCGCTTACGCGGGTGAGAAGGCCAAGGCCGAAGCGATAAGGCTGACCGCCGAGATGCGCACCGCCGGTATACCGGTTCATATCGGATACGGCGGCAAAAGTTTGAAATCGCAGATGCGCCAGGCCAACAACCTGGGCGTGTCGTTCGCATTCATATTCGGGGATGACGAGGTTGAGAAAGGGACCGTAATGTACAAGGACATGGAGGGTGGCGAGCAGTGGGAGGTGGAGATCTGTGAAGTCATAAGCCTGCTGACACAGGGCTAG
- a CDS encoding DUF2341 domain-containing protein → MKALSIRKLFFIAVALVVVFTGGGIAYALTVHQLPDTGWSKYDRNFGTWTVTSQPEFQAGVLNNVDVISSPGDVKIATSSDWLNGYAYRKSMSISAAENTYLNSGGTITMDGDYTVHTFTSGGTFIAGKDGDVEVLVVGGGGGAGRGTTNTRLNAGGGGAGGLIYIDAYTVSAGNHNVVIGSGGAGSTGTSSAGSDGSDSQFGNLIAEGGGGGGSSSARNGRAGGSGGGAGVSATWFFVWIWSYGTGGSSSQPTSNDGYPNTGFGNAGGTSSASSQMGQGGGGAGAVGSGTTGGAGKTYAISGSDVTYAKGGNAQSSGSSGSANTGNGGDAAASNSGANGGAGGSGIVIVRCLTSDFMSDNSQTNYQMQLTVSNSSGVSSGSTVYLNGASLNWPYDIRFTDSSGTGLLDYWIEENDSLVATVWVEFSSIPAYPDEGSFYIYYDNADASDASNGGNTFIFFDDFSGDLSKWSTHVSYGTVGINTDDGYPAPCLEIGGGITSGNYAFTAVGTDASYSTFQDGIIEADIYPATDALPEIIFRGVYASNAGYKGRWDCRTGMETPWMIYPYSGWTGFGTAVTQFGLANQWQKAKLVISGSTFSIYSNGVLQSTETDVTYTGPGEIGLANHYGAYVLVDNIRVRKYASPEPTWGAWGVEETPSYNMIDNTIASNVFDTGQAGARCDLLSRDESLPAGTSITFEVRASDTTFVKSDLAPIWQDASVIPAVFGQYQQWRATLSTTDGGVTPVLHEVRVLYSW, encoded by the coding sequence ATGAAAGCGCTATCGATAAGGAAACTATTTTTTATCGCTGTGGCACTGGTCGTAGTGTTTACGGGCGGCGGTATTGCCTATGCGCTCACTGTTCATCAACTTCCCGATACTGGCTGGTCTAAGTACGATCGCAACTTCGGTACGTGGACTGTTACCAGCCAGCCGGAGTTCCAGGCGGGCGTACTCAATAATGTCGATGTCATCTCAAGCCCCGGCGATGTCAAGATAGCGACCTCCTCGGATTGGCTTAATGGTTACGCTTACAGGAAATCAATGAGCATCAGCGCCGCCGAAAATACATATTTGAACTCAGGCGGAACAATAACTATGGACGGAGACTACACCGTCCATACTTTCACCAGCGGGGGCACTTTCATCGCAGGTAAAGATGGTGATGTTGAGGTGCTTGTTGTAGGTGGTGGCGGTGGTGCGGGAAGGGGCACAACGAATACGCGTTTGAATGCTGGTGGTGGTGGGGCGGGTGGCCTTATATATATAGATGCCTATACGGTATCTGCTGGGAATCATAATGTCGTTATTGGTAGCGGCGGCGCTGGTTCCACGGGTACTTCCAGTGCAGGTTCGGATGGCTCCGATTCTCAATTTGGAAACCTGATTGCTGAAGGTGGAGGGGGAGGTGGCAGTTCCAGCGCTAGAAATGGGCGTGCTGGTGGCTCGGGTGGTGGTGCCGGTGTTTCAGCTACTTGGTTTTTTGTGTGGATTTGGTCTTATGGCACAGGCGGAAGTTCCAGCCAGCCAACTTCCAACGACGGCTACCCGAACACAGGTTTTGGAAATGCCGGTGGAACTTCAAGTGCAAGCAGTCAAATGGGACAGGGTGGTGGTGGTGCTGGTGCTGTGGGGTCGGGAACAACCGGCGGTGCGGGAAAAACCTATGCGATTTCAGGAAGTGATGTAACTTATGCTAAGGGTGGAAATGCCCAGTCGAGTGGTTCGAGTGGTTCTGCGAATACAGGTAACGGGGGTGATGCTGCGGCGTCCAATTCCGGAGCTAACGGTGGGGCGGGCGGCTCGGGTATAGTAATTGTAAGATGTTTAACCTCGGATTTCATGAGCGATAATTCTCAGACCAACTATCAGATGCAGTTGACGGTTAGTAATTCAAGCGGAGTCAGTTCAGGTTCTACAGTCTATCTTAACGGTGCCTCTCTCAATTGGCCTTATGATATCAGATTTACGGATAGCTCCGGCACCGGTTTGCTTGATTACTGGATTGAGGAAAACGATTCCCTAGTAGCTACTGTATGGGTCGAGTTTAGTTCTATACCGGCATATCCCGATGAAGGTTCGTTCTACATTTACTACGACAATGCCGATGCCTCAGACGCGAGCAATGGAGGAAACACATTCATATTCTTCGATGATTTCTCCGGGGATCTGAGCAAGTGGAGTACTCATGTCTCTTACGGCACCGTCGGTATAAATACGGACGACGGTTATCCCGCCCCGTGTCTCGAGATTGGCGGGGGCATCACGAGCGGCAACTACGCTTTCACCGCCGTCGGCACGGACGCGAGCTATAGCACATTTCAGGACGGCATAATAGAGGCGGATATCTATCCGGCCACGGACGCTCTGCCTGAAATAATTTTCCGGGGCGTTTATGCTTCTAATGCCGGATATAAGGGCCGGTGGGATTGCCGCACCGGCATGGAGACGCCGTGGATGATATATCCATATAGCGGATGGACCGGCTTTGGCACGGCGGTGACGCAGTTCGGACTGGCCAACCAGTGGCAGAAAGCCAAGCTTGTCATCAGCGGCTCGACATTCAGCATATACAGCAATGGCGTATTGCAGTCTACTGAAACCGATGTCACCTATACCGGTCCGGGCGAGATCGGCTTAGCCAACCATTATGGCGCGTATGTCCTTGTGGATAACATACGGGTGCGCAAGTATGCGTCGCCTGAACCGACTTGGGGTGCCTGGGGGGTGGAGGAGACGCCGTCATATAACATGATCGATAATACCATCGCTTCCAATGTCTTCGATACCGGACAGGCCGGCGCCCGTTGCGACCTTCTGAGCCGGGATGAGTCATTGCCGGCTGGCACCAGTATAACTTTTGAGGTGCGTGCGTCGGACACCACATTCGTTAAAAGCGACCTTGCTCCTATATGGCAGGACGCTTCGGTGATACCCGCTGTATTCGGGCAATACCAGCAATGGCGTGCGACATTGTCCACTACTGACGGCGGCGTCACTCCTGTGCTGCACGAGGTGCGAGTCCTCTACTCATGGTAG
- a CDS encoding bifunctional (p)ppGpp synthetase/guanosine-3',5'-bis(diphosphate) 3'-pyrophosphohydrolase: MSEKIKIKDLIERAGEYLPEAALGKITRAHAIVAKKYPKDLEHATSSAYTVAQLQLDERCIVAALLHRIPQYENANFTEIEAEFGHDVFKLIERLSKLEKVFWIKEFSEGKSESDRNAYAESLRKMLVAMTEDFRVVFIKLACRLHEISWVHNLSRMDPDKRTAEGMEEAKNLAQETLNVYAPMAHRLGIWEIKTQLEDMAFSCVDPEAYDRIDKEIHVNKKEKKLWIAGAMKVLEEEMEKAGIKAEINGRVKPVYSYKRKEDKYRNPDGTSRKIQDLLGIRIIVNDVKDCYNALGVIHKNADHPEWHPLPGEFDDYIANPRGGTYQSIHTTVTLFPNLPPFEIQIRTREMHKAAEFGVAAHWRYKEDGRLDDKFDKRIDGLRVLIQQFKDITGSDFVDLMEIDLFGDTVMVYTPKGQVKDMPAGSTPLDFAYRVHTDLGHRCTGAKVNGRMVPLTHQLKSGDTVEIIAPKSDRGPSRDWLNPDLGYLRTSHAKEKVRQWFRKQERGENIERGREILDKEMKRLGISIAEDELAAIFKKDSADELLAAIGYGDISIHQIANRLTIPEEKPLPQVAPKKHEAASGIHVKGADNLLTQLATCCNPMPGDDIIGYVTRSRGISVHRKDCPNIAGTAEKERLIDVSWGAGEHLYNVPVRIDVFDRMGLLRDITGIVAEESVNIASANIVDRGDGTSSINLTLQTKGLGQLSRLLSKIEGVQGVISAIRLT, encoded by the coding sequence ATGTCTGAGAAGATCAAGATAAAAGATTTAATAGAGAGGGCGGGTGAATATCTGCCCGAGGCCGCCCTTGGCAAGATAACCAGGGCGCATGCCATAGTCGCTAAGAAGTATCCGAAAGACCTGGAACACGCCACGTCCAGCGCCTACACGGTGGCCCAGCTTCAGCTTGACGAGCGATGTATCGTGGCGGCGCTGCTCCACAGAATTCCGCAGTACGAGAACGCGAACTTCACGGAGATAGAAGCGGAGTTCGGACACGACGTATTCAAGCTTATAGAAAGGCTGTCAAAGCTGGAAAAGGTCTTCTGGATAAAGGAATTCTCGGAGGGTAAGAGCGAAAGCGACAGGAACGCTTACGCCGAGAGCCTGCGCAAGATGCTGGTAGCCATGACGGAAGACTTCCGTGTTGTATTCATAAAGCTGGCATGCCGCCTGCATGAGATAAGCTGGGTGCATAACTTAAGCAGGATGGACCCGGACAAGCGGACAGCGGAGGGAATGGAAGAGGCCAAGAACCTGGCGCAGGAGACGCTCAACGTCTACGCGCCGATGGCACACCGCCTGGGTATTTGGGAGATAAAGACGCAGCTGGAGGACATGGCGTTCTCTTGCGTCGACCCCGAAGCATACGACAGGATCGATAAAGAGATACACGTTAACAAGAAGGAAAAGAAACTATGGATAGCCGGCGCCATGAAAGTGCTGGAGGAGGAGATGGAAAAAGCCGGGATCAAGGCCGAGATCAACGGCAGGGTAAAACCCGTATATAGCTACAAAAGGAAGGAAGATAAATACAGGAATCCGGACGGGACCAGCCGCAAGATACAGGACCTGCTGGGCATACGCATAATCGTTAACGACGTCAAGGACTGTTATAACGCCCTGGGCGTCATACATAAGAACGCCGACCATCCCGAGTGGCATCCCCTCCCCGGCGAATTCGACGATTACATCGCCAACCCCCGCGGCGGCACCTATCAGTCGATCCATACGACGGTCACGCTCTTCCCGAACCTTCCCCCTTTTGAGATACAGATAAGAACCCGCGAGATGCACAAGGCGGCTGAATTCGGCGTGGCCGCGCACTGGCGTTACAAAGAAGACGGCAGGCTTGACGACAAGTTCGACAAGCGCATCGACGGGCTGCGCGTCCTTATCCAGCAGTTCAAGGATATAACCGGCAGCGACTTCGTCGATTTGATGGAGATCGACCTCTTTGGCGACACCGTGATGGTATACACGCCCAAAGGCCAGGTAAAGGACATGCCCGCCGGCTCGACGCCGCTGGACTTCGCCTACAGGGTGCACACGGACCTGGGACACCGCTGCACCGGAGCCAAGGTAAACGGGCGCATGGTGCCGCTGACCCACCAGCTGAAATCGGGAGACACGGTGGAGATAATAGCGCCCAAGAGCGACAGGGGCCCCAGCCGGGACTGGCTCAACCCGGACCTCGGCTACCTGCGCACATCGCATGCCAAAGAAAAGGTCAGGCAATGGTTCCGCAAGCAGGAACGCGGCGAAAATATAGAGCGCGGCAGGGAGATCCTGGACAAAGAGATGAAGCGGCTAGGCATATCGATCGCTGAAGATGAACTCGCGGCGATTTTCAAAAAGGACAGCGCGGACGAACTCCTGGCCGCTATCGGTTACGGGGATATCAGCATCCACCAGATCGCTAACAGGCTTACTATACCGGAGGAGAAGCCTCTGCCGCAGGTAGCGCCCAAAAAGCATGAGGCCGCATCCGGAATACATGTGAAGGGCGCCGACAATCTGCTCACGCAGCTCGCCACCTGCTGTAATCCCATGCCCGGAGATGATATAATCGGTTACGTCACCCGCAGCAGGGGCATCAGCGTCCACAGGAAAGACTGCCCCAACATCGCCGGTACCGCGGAAAAAGAGCGGCTGATCGACGTGAGCTGGGGCGCGGGAGAGCATCTATACAACGTTCCGGTGCGTATCGATGTGTTCGATCGCATGGGGCTCCTGCGGGATATAACTGGGATAGTGGCGGAGGAGAGCGTCAACATCGCTTCGGCAAATATAGTCGATCGTGGTGACGGTACATCATCGATAAATCTAACCCTGCAGACAAAGGGGCTGGGCCAGTTGAGCCGGCTCCTGTCCAAGATAGAAGGGGTGCAGGGCGTAATAAGCGCAATACGACTCACATAG
- the rpsT gene encoding 30S ribosomal protein S20, giving the protein MANTKSAMKATRVHAKKTARNKPVRSYAKTAVTKARDLIDEKDLDAAAAAVKEASSALDKAAKKGVIHPNNAARRKSRLTKSLNTAQKAKDAPAQ; this is encoded by the coding sequence TTGGCAAACACAAAATCCGCCATGAAGGCAACGCGCGTACACGCGAAAAAGACGGCCAGAAACAAGCCGGTTCGCAGCTACGCCAAGACGGCCGTGACCAAGGCGAGAGATCTCATCGACGAGAAGGACTTGGACGCCGCCGCCGCAGCGGTCAAAGAGGCATCCAGCGCCCTGGACAAGGCCGCCAAGAAAGGCGTTATCCACCCCAACAACGCCGCGCGCCGCAAGTCCCGCTTAACGAAAAGCCTGAACACAGCGCAGAAGGCCAAAGACGCCCCGGCCCAGTAG
- a CDS encoding aldolase → MSTFKNRGIPDAVLEQFQVVGSNLFVRGLITSHGGNMSIRRGDRIIITRSGCMLGHIGERDLVEAGIDDSDTPETASSEIAVHRAIYRHTPALAVVHAHPSYAIALSIADDRIEPLDVEGSYYMPNVPIIGRGEKVYGGKMADDIAKALIDNRAAVVYAHGSFAAGRDLYEALHYTSTLQESCRIIAIVRQLNHKKH, encoded by the coding sequence ATGTCAACATTCAAAAACAGGGGAATACCGGACGCGGTACTGGAGCAGTTCCAGGTCGTCGGCAGCAACTTATTCGTTCGCGGACTCATCACATCTCACGGCGGCAACATGAGCATACGCCGCGGCGATCGCATCATCATCACCCGCTCCGGCTGCATGCTGGGACACATCGGCGAGCGCGACCTGGTCGAGGCAGGCATCGACGATAGCGATACTCCTGAAACCGCCTCCTCGGAGATAGCCGTGCACCGCGCCATCTACCGTCACACCCCCGCCCTGGCCGTGGTCCACGCCCACCCTTCATACGCCATCGCCCTTTCCATCGCCGACGACAGAATCGAGCCGCTGGATGTGGAAGGTTCGTATTACATGCCGAACGTGCCGATCATAGGGCGCGGGGAAAAGGTGTACGGGGGGAAAATGGCTGACGATATCGCAAAAGCGCTGATCGACAATCGAGCCGCTGTGGTATACGCCCACGGCAGCTTCGCCGCGGGCCGCGATTTGTACGAAGCCCTGCATTACACTTCCACGCTCCAAGAGAGCTGCCGGATTATCGCTATCGTGCGGCAATTAAACCATAAAAAACATTAA